One window of the Rhipicephalus sanguineus isolate Rsan-2018 chromosome 4, BIME_Rsan_1.4, whole genome shotgun sequence genome contains the following:
- the LOC119391903 gene encoding uncharacterized protein K02A2.6-like has product MLRWSLQLSAYNYELLYVPGSKLPHADVFSRLPLPVRHEHEPPLGDILLLEAVPEVPLDSTKIAALTRTDPVLSRVHRWILQGWPTTKVHEEFRPLVARKNELSTYRNCVLWGSRVVIPSSAQALDILHTTHPGVVRMKGLARSTVWWPGIDNHIERKVAGCQVCQETRQAPSKAPVHPWEFTKNPWSRLHIDFAGPFKGKVFLLVVDSHSKWLEVSLMESMTTRAVLKELRSMFARFGIPEVLVSDNGTAFTSEEFAEFANRNRIRHIKVAPYHPSSNGQIERMVQETKQVLRKLSEGDWATKLSRFLLGQHILPSTTTGKSPAELLMGRRLRSAIDRLHPDFHMVGSSLQHYFSDGSQRVRHFYPGDAVYARNYQGSTKWVPGSIASVTGPLSYQVRLSDGSLWRRHVDQLRNRASPLDLGEADSDTCGNSADGDDLAVTGQDPPLPRLSDTSPISSPSSSPAPGPDGPDVPGSLSQEHGSSSQLPTTEASRYPRRERKAPQRYRDYIP; this is encoded by the coding sequence ATGTTGCGCTGGAGTCTGCAACTTTCTGCATACAACTACGAACTTTTGTACGTACCAGGCTCCAAGTTGCCACATGCCGACGTTTTCAGTCGTCTTCCGCTTCCTGTCAGGCATGAGCACGAGCCACCGTTGGGAGACATTTTACTGCTTGAAGCAGTGCCGGAAGTTCCTTTGGATTCTACCAAGATCGCAGCATTGACGCGTACAGACCCTGTTCTGTCGCGGGTACATCGCTGGATTTTGCAAGGTTGGCCTACCACGAAGGTGCACGAGGAATTCCGTCCTTTGGTGGCCAGGAAGAACGAACTGTCCACCTACCGCAATTGTGTGCTGTGGGGGTCTCGTGTTGTGATTCCAAGTTCTGCACAGGCCCTAGACATCCTACACACCACGCACCCAGGCGTAGTACGGATGAAAGGTCTTGCACGCAGCACCGTGTGGTGGCCAGGCATTGACAATCACATAGAGCGCAAGGTAGCTGGCTGCCAAGTATGCCAAGAAACTCGGCAAGCTCCCAGTAAGGCACCGGTGCACCCATGGGAGTTCACTAAGAACCCTTGGTCACGTTTGCACATAGATTTTGCCGGTCCCTTCAAGGGAAAAGTGTTTCTGCTAGTCGTCGATTCTCATTCCAAGTGGCTGGAAGTTTCCCTGATGGAATCGATGACGACAAGAGCCGTTCTTAAAGAACTTCGGTCAATGTTTGCTCGTTTTGGCATTCCCGAAGTGTTAGTGTCGGACAATGGAACTGCGTTCACGTCAGAAGAATTCGCCGAGTTTGCAAACAGAAACCGAATTCGGCACATTAAAGTCGCGCCCTATCACCCCTCATCGAATGGTCAGATAGAGAGGATGGTTCAGGAGACGAAACAAGTCCTGCGTAAGTTGTCGGAGGGAGACTGGGCCACCAAGCTGTCTCGTTTCTTGCTGGGCCAGCACATTTTACCCAGTACAACTACAGGGAAGAGTCCCGCTGAACTGTTGATGGGGAGACGACTGCGATCGGCCATTGACCGTCTGCATCCAGACTTTCACATGGTTGGGTCGTCCCTTCAGCATTACTTCAGTGATGGTTCTCAACGTGTTCGGCATTTCTATCCAGGCGACGCTGTGTATGCACGGAACTATCAAGGTAGCACCAAGTGGGTCCCCGGGTCCATTGCTTCAGTCACCGGACCCCTCTCTTACCAAGTTCGTCTGTCCGACGGTAGCTTATGGCGAAGACACGTCGATCAGCTCCGCAACCGGGCCAGCCCACTGGACCTCGGTGAAGCTGACAGTGATACTTGTGGGAACTCAGCCGATGGTGATGACCTCGCTGTGACTGGCCAGGACCCACCACTGCCAAGATTGAGTGACACTTCACCCATATCAAGTCCATCTAGCAGTCCCGCCCCTGGACCCGACGGTCCTGATGTACCTGGAAGCCTTTCACAGGAGCACGGCTCTTCCAGCCAACTTCCAACAACCGAGGCTTCTAGATACCCTCGACGTGAGAGGAAAGCCCCTCAGCGTTACCGGGACTACATTCCGTAA